The DNA sequence TACGGAAAGATTTACTGGACTCAGTCGGCAAAAATAAGGGGGTGAACGGCCGGTTCACCGTCCTTATCCTGGGCGGCAGTCAGGGCGCACACCGCATAAATGAGATTATAACTGCTGCCCTGGCCGGTCTGAATGACCTGAAGGAACGACTTTACTTTATTCACCAGACCGGCGAGAAAGACGAGGTCTGGGTGAGGGATGCTTATCAGCAGGCCGGGTTTGAGGCCACGGTCTCCGCATTTATTAATGACATGGGATGGGCCTATGGCCGGGCAAGCGTTGTGGTATGCAGGGCCGGGGCCGGTACTCTGGCTGAATTGACCGCTATCGGGAGGCCTGCCCTGTTAATCCCTTATCCTTATGCGGCCAATAACCATCAGGAGGTAAATGCCCGCTGTCTGGAAAGGGCCGGCGCCGCCAAGGTATTTCTACAGGCCGACCTCAGGCCGGATATTCTGGCCGGGGAGATTAAATCGCTGTATGAAGATCAGAGCGCCCTTAAGAATATGGCCGGCCGGTCGTTGGCGCTGGGCAAGTCAAACGCCGCTGCGCTTATTGCGGAAGAGTGTCTTAAGATGATAGGTGGCTAGTAAATGTATAAGACCGGTCAACATGTACATTTTGTAGGCATAGGCGGCATCGGCATGAGCGGCATAGCCGAGGTTCTAATCAACCTTGGCTATAAGGTCAGCGGCTCCGACCTGGCCGAGACGGACATTACCCGCCGCCTCAGCAGACTGGGTTGTACCGTACATAAAGGACATGATCCCCAAAATGTGCATGGGGCCGCTGTCCTGGTTACTTCTTCAGCCGTAACCAGGGATAACCCTGAGGTACAGTATGCCCGGGAGGCTATGATCCCGGTCATCCCGCGGGCGGAGATGCTGGCGGAGTTGATGCGTCTGAAGTACGGCATTGCCGTAGCCGGCGCACACGGCAAGACCACCACCACTTCCATGGTAGCCACGGTACTGGCTCAGGGCGGTCTTGATCCCACGGTGGTTATCGGCGGCAAGCTCAACAGCCTGGGAAGCAACGCCAAGCTGGGACAGGGCAAATTTCTGGTGGCCGAGGCCGATGAGAGCGACGGTTCCTTCATGCATCTTTCCCCAAGCATTGTGGTGGTAACCAATGTCGATGTCGAACACCTCGACTACTACGGCAACCTGGAGTGCATTAAGACTACCTTCCTCGAATTTATAAATAAAGTGCCTTTTTATGGGATAGCCATCGTCTGCCTGGACGATAACCATATCCCATCTTTGATCCCCTATATTAAAAAACGCTATGCTACCTATGGCCTCAGCGCTCAGGCTGATTTTCAGGCGCGGGATGTCCGCTGGTCAGGGTTGGGAGGACGCTACATTGCTTATCATCTGGGGCAGGAACTTGGAGAGATCAACCTGAACATCCCCGGCATACATAACGTATATAATTCCCTGGCGGCGGTGGCCTGCGGTCTGGAACTCGATATACCATTCGCCGACATACAGACCGCCCTGCAACAATTCAGCGGCGTCCAGCGACGTTTTCAGATCAAAGGGGAAGTGAGCGGCATTATCTTCGTAGATGATTACGGTCATCATCCCACGGAAATCAAGGCCACCCTTACCGCGATGCGACAATGCTGGGAAGAGAAGCGGCTCATCGTCATTTTCCAGCCTCACCGTTACACGCGGACGCAGGCCCTTTTCGAGGATTTTGTGAAGGCCTTTTACCAGACAGACATGCTCATACTGACCGAGATTTATGCGGCCGGCGAGAAG is a window from the Thermodesulfobacteriota bacterium genome containing:
- the murG gene encoding undecaprenyldiphospho-muramoylpentapeptide beta-N-acetylglucosaminyltransferase, with the protein product MYEAKRIRIIVAGGGTGGHLFPGIAVARELMSKGDVSILFVGTDRKINVEALRRYGFSFKTIRAEGIKGRGVVGTVRALAMVPLAILQTLAILRDFRPHLILGVGGYVSGPVTLGGWLMGIKTAIQEQNSIPGLTNRILGRIADRVFISYPESGDYFPGRKGMLTGNPVRKDLLDSVGKNKGVNGRFTVLILGGSQGAHRINEIITAALAGLNDLKERLYFIHQTGEKDEVWVRDAYQQAGFEATVSAFINDMGWAYGRASVVVCRAGAGTLAELTAIGRPALLIPYPYAANNHQEVNARCLERAGAAKVFLQADLRPDILAGEIKSLYEDQSALKNMAGRSLALGKSNAAALIAEECLKMIGG
- the murC gene encoding UDP-N-acetylmuramate--L-alanine ligase; this encodes MYKTGQHVHFVGIGGIGMSGIAEVLINLGYKVSGSDLAETDITRRLSRLGCTVHKGHDPQNVHGAAVLVTSSAVTRDNPEVQYAREAMIPVIPRAEMLAELMRLKYGIAVAGAHGKTTTTSMVATVLAQGGLDPTVVIGGKLNSLGSNAKLGQGKFLVAEADESDGSFMHLSPSIVVVTNVDVEHLDYYGNLECIKTTFLEFINKVPFYGIAIVCLDDNHIPSLIPYIKKRYATYGLSAQADFQARDVRWSGLGGRYIAYHLGQELGEINLNIPGIHNVYNSLAAVACGLELDIPFADIQTALQQFSGVQRRFQIKGEVSGIIFVDDYGHHPTEIKATLTAMRQCWEEKRLIVIFQPHRYTRTQALFEDFVKAFYQTDMLILTEIYAAGEKPIPGVEAKDLCESIRRQGHKDVQFIPDRAAIASHLEAIVRPGDVVLTLGAGNIWQVGEELLTRLGK